One segment of Salvelinus alpinus chromosome 1, SLU_Salpinus.1, whole genome shotgun sequence DNA contains the following:
- the LOC139572493 gene encoding guanine nucleotide-binding protein G(I)/G(S)/G(O) subunit gamma-12-like, with amino-acid sequence MSGKVCSNNSVMQARRTVEQLRVEASMERIKISTAAAQLVQYCQEHSRSDPLLTGISASSNPFKDKKTCVLL; translated from the exons ATGTCAGGGAAGGTGTGCAGCAATAACAGTGTGATGCAGGCACGGAGGACTGTGGAACAACTACGAGTGGAGGCAAGCATGGAGAGGATCAAG ATCTCCACAGCAGCTGCCCAGCTGGTGCAGTACTGTCAGGAGCACAGTCGCAGTGACCCCCTCCTCACCGGCATCTCTGCCTCCTCCAACCCCTTCAAAGACAAGAAGACCTGTGTCCTGCTGTAG